From Rhinoraja longicauda isolate Sanriku21f chromosome 30, sRhiLon1.1, whole genome shotgun sequence, a single genomic window includes:
- the LOC144608184 gene encoding sphingosine-1-phosphate phosphatase 2-like isoform X3 → MSALLAALRAPELVAQFQRQCGLVPLSPQRPEQPEQRRWPQGQADTQQAAGALPARPRARPLDAWSQQAGGDSNGAVTRTAVSAATPWARPLFAAGPPRDEVVMYIGQTSKDVLRWPRPPSPPVIKLEVRVDAEYGMPSTHAMAATAIPFTFLLATMNRYKYPFELALVFAVAICTLVSLSRIYTGMHTVLDVLCGIAITAVLVTVSYPLWDAIEAFQMKNHFAPVLALTLSFLLAINYPELDHWSTARGDTTNIVSAGGGATLATWINYQWHLIPDAVSAPPYEMPSLTTELICRMGARFVIGIVIVFFARQAIKSVALAFVCKLAGVSPDDKQARKLLWVEVPYKYITYTCLGVVGLALCPAVHRYLSL, encoded by the exons ATGTCCGCCCTGCTCGCCGCTCTGCGGGCTCCCGAGCTGGTGGCTCAGTTCCAGAGGCAGTGCGGGCTCGTCCCGCTCTCGCCGCAGCGGCCGGAGCAGCCGGAGCAGCGGCGCTGGCCCCAGGGCCAGGCTGACACACAGCAGGCAGCGGGAGCGCTCCCAGCCCGGCCCCGGGCCCGGCCCCTGGACGCCTGGAGCCAGCAGGCGGGAGGGGACAGTAACGGCGCCGTGACCCGGACTGCGGTGAGTGCAGCGACCCCATGGGCTCGGCCTCTGTTTGCAGCGGGACCCCCGAGAGACGAG GTTGTGATGTACATTGGGCAGACTTCCAAAGATGTCCTAAGGTGGCCGAGACCTCCGTCACCTCCAGTAATCAAACTTGAGGTGCGGGTGGATGCGGAATATGGGATGCCTTCCACTCATGCCATGGCGGCCACTGCTATCCCCTTCACCTTCCTCCTGGCCACAATGAACAGGTACAAG TACCCTTTTGAGCTGGCATTGGTATTTGCTGTAGCCATTTGTACCTTGGTCTCGCTCAGTCGTATTTACACAGgaatgcatacagttttg GATGTGCTCTGTGGAATTGCCATCACTGCTGTGCTGGTAACTGTCTCCTACCCTCTCTGGGATGCCATTGAGGCTTTTCAAATGAAGAATCACTTTGCTCCTGTGTTAGCATTGACTCTGTCTTTCCTGCTAGCTATAAACTACCCTGAGCTGGATCACTGGAGCACAGCCAGGGGTGACACCACCAATATAGTCAGTGCGGGTGGAGGAGCTACTCTGGCCACTTGGATTAATTATCAGTGGCACCTCATCCCAGATGCTGTGTCTGCTCCTCCTTATGAAATGCCTTCACTGACAACTGAACTCATCTGTAGGATGGGGGCCCGATTTGTCATTGGTATTGTGATCGTGTTTTTTGCCCGGCAGGCTATAAAATCTGTGGCCTTGGCTTTTGTCTGCAAATTGGCTGGAGTGTCCCCTGATGACAAGCAGGCTCGGAAGCTCTTGTGGGTGGAAGTACCCTACAAGTATATTACGTACACATGCCTTGGAGTGGTTGGACTTGCACTATGCCCAGCAGTGCACAGATATTTATCACTTTGA
- the LOC144608184 gene encoding sphingosine-1-phosphate phosphatase 2-like isoform X1, with protein MSALLAALRAPELVAQFQRQCGLVPLSPQRPEQPEQRRWPQGQADTQQAAGALPARPRARPLDAWSQQAGGDSNGAVTRTAVSAATPWARPLFAAGPPRDEIPQKKYKIENYFLYYLFLFAATLGQEVFYITFLPFCYWNIDPHVARRVINVWAVVMYIGQTSKDVLRWPRPPSPPVIKLEVRVDAEYGMPSTHAMAATAIPFTFLLATMNRYKYPFELALVFAVAICTLVSLSRIYTGMHTVLDVLCGIAITAVLVTVSYPLWDAIEAFQMKNHFAPVLALTLSFLLAINYPELDHWSTARGDTTNIVSAGGGATLATWINYQWHLIPDAVSAPPYEMPSLTTELICRMGARFVIGIVIVFFARQAIKSVALAFVCKLAGVSPDDKQARKLLWVEVPYKYITYTCLGVVGLALCPAVHRYLSL; from the exons ATGTCCGCCCTGCTCGCCGCTCTGCGGGCTCCCGAGCTGGTGGCTCAGTTCCAGAGGCAGTGCGGGCTCGTCCCGCTCTCGCCGCAGCGGCCGGAGCAGCCGGAGCAGCGGCGCTGGCCCCAGGGCCAGGCTGACACACAGCAGGCAGCGGGAGCGCTCCCAGCCCGGCCCCGGGCCCGGCCCCTGGACGCCTGGAGCCAGCAGGCGGGAGGGGACAGTAACGGCGCCGTGACCCGGACTGCGGTGAGTGCAGCGACCCCATGGGCTCGGCCTCTGTTTGCAGCGGGACCCCCGAGAGACGAG ATTCCTCAGAAGAAGTACAAGATTGAGAATTATTTCCTCTACTACCTCTTCCTGTTTGCTGCCACGTTGGGCCAGGAGGTTTTTTACATCACCTTCCTTCCTTTCTGCTACTGGAACATTGACCCACACGTTGCTCGGAGAGTGATCAATGTCTGGGCA GTTGTGATGTACATTGGGCAGACTTCCAAAGATGTCCTAAGGTGGCCGAGACCTCCGTCACCTCCAGTAATCAAACTTGAGGTGCGGGTGGATGCGGAATATGGGATGCCTTCCACTCATGCCATGGCGGCCACTGCTATCCCCTTCACCTTCCTCCTGGCCACAATGAACAGGTACAAG TACCCTTTTGAGCTGGCATTGGTATTTGCTGTAGCCATTTGTACCTTGGTCTCGCTCAGTCGTATTTACACAGgaatgcatacagttttg GATGTGCTCTGTGGAATTGCCATCACTGCTGTGCTGGTAACTGTCTCCTACCCTCTCTGGGATGCCATTGAGGCTTTTCAAATGAAGAATCACTTTGCTCCTGTGTTAGCATTGACTCTGTCTTTCCTGCTAGCTATAAACTACCCTGAGCTGGATCACTGGAGCACAGCCAGGGGTGACACCACCAATATAGTCAGTGCGGGTGGAGGAGCTACTCTGGCCACTTGGATTAATTATCAGTGGCACCTCATCCCAGATGCTGTGTCTGCTCCTCCTTATGAAATGCCTTCACTGACAACTGAACTCATCTGTAGGATGGGGGCCCGATTTGTCATTGGTATTGTGATCGTGTTTTTTGCCCGGCAGGCTATAAAATCTGTGGCCTTGGCTTTTGTCTGCAAATTGGCTGGAGTGTCCCCTGATGACAAGCAGGCTCGGAAGCTCTTGTGGGTGGAAGTACCCTACAAGTATATTACGTACACATGCCTTGGAGTGGTTGGACTTGCACTATGCCCAGCAGTGCACAGATATTTATCACTTTGA
- the LOC144608184 gene encoding sphingosine-1-phosphate phosphatase 2-like isoform X4, protein MSALLAALRAPELVAQFQRQCGLVPLSPQRPEQPEQRRWPQGQADTQQAAGALPARPRARPLDAWSQQAGGDSNGAVTRTAVVMYIGQTSKDVLRWPRPPSPPVIKLEVRVDAEYGMPSTHAMAATAIPFTFLLATMNRYKYPFELALVFAVAICTLVSLSRIYTGMHTVLDVLCGIAITAVLVTVSYPLWDAIEAFQMKNHFAPVLALTLSFLLAINYPELDHWSTARGDTTNIVSAGGGATLATWINYQWHLIPDAVSAPPYEMPSLTTELICRMGARFVIGIVIVFFARQAIKSVALAFVCKLAGVSPDDKQARKLLWVEVPYKYITYTCLGVVGLALCPAVHRYLSL, encoded by the exons ATGTCCGCCCTGCTCGCCGCTCTGCGGGCTCCCGAGCTGGTGGCTCAGTTCCAGAGGCAGTGCGGGCTCGTCCCGCTCTCGCCGCAGCGGCCGGAGCAGCCGGAGCAGCGGCGCTGGCCCCAGGGCCAGGCTGACACACAGCAGGCAGCGGGAGCGCTCCCAGCCCGGCCCCGGGCCCGGCCCCTGGACGCCTGGAGCCAGCAGGCGGGAGGGGACAGTAACGGCGCCGTGACCCGGACTGCG GTTGTGATGTACATTGGGCAGACTTCCAAAGATGTCCTAAGGTGGCCGAGACCTCCGTCACCTCCAGTAATCAAACTTGAGGTGCGGGTGGATGCGGAATATGGGATGCCTTCCACTCATGCCATGGCGGCCACTGCTATCCCCTTCACCTTCCTCCTGGCCACAATGAACAGGTACAAG TACCCTTTTGAGCTGGCATTGGTATTTGCTGTAGCCATTTGTACCTTGGTCTCGCTCAGTCGTATTTACACAGgaatgcatacagttttg GATGTGCTCTGTGGAATTGCCATCACTGCTGTGCTGGTAACTGTCTCCTACCCTCTCTGGGATGCCATTGAGGCTTTTCAAATGAAGAATCACTTTGCTCCTGTGTTAGCATTGACTCTGTCTTTCCTGCTAGCTATAAACTACCCTGAGCTGGATCACTGGAGCACAGCCAGGGGTGACACCACCAATATAGTCAGTGCGGGTGGAGGAGCTACTCTGGCCACTTGGATTAATTATCAGTGGCACCTCATCCCAGATGCTGTGTCTGCTCCTCCTTATGAAATGCCTTCACTGACAACTGAACTCATCTGTAGGATGGGGGCCCGATTTGTCATTGGTATTGTGATCGTGTTTTTTGCCCGGCAGGCTATAAAATCTGTGGCCTTGGCTTTTGTCTGCAAATTGGCTGGAGTGTCCCCTGATGACAAGCAGGCTCGGAAGCTCTTGTGGGTGGAAGTACCCTACAAGTATATTACGTACACATGCCTTGGAGTGGTTGGACTTGCACTATGCCCAGCAGTGCACAGATATTTATCACTTTGA
- the LOC144608184 gene encoding sphingosine-1-phosphate phosphatase 2-like isoform X2, with product MSALLAALRAPELVAQFQRQCGLVPLSPQRPEQPEQRRWPQGQADTQQAAGALPARPRARPLDAWSQQAGGDSNGAVTRTAIPQKKYKIENYFLYYLFLFAATLGQEVFYITFLPFCYWNIDPHVARRVINVWAVVMYIGQTSKDVLRWPRPPSPPVIKLEVRVDAEYGMPSTHAMAATAIPFTFLLATMNRYKYPFELALVFAVAICTLVSLSRIYTGMHTVLDVLCGIAITAVLVTVSYPLWDAIEAFQMKNHFAPVLALTLSFLLAINYPELDHWSTARGDTTNIVSAGGGATLATWINYQWHLIPDAVSAPPYEMPSLTTELICRMGARFVIGIVIVFFARQAIKSVALAFVCKLAGVSPDDKQARKLLWVEVPYKYITYTCLGVVGLALCPAVHRYLSL from the exons ATGTCCGCCCTGCTCGCCGCTCTGCGGGCTCCCGAGCTGGTGGCTCAGTTCCAGAGGCAGTGCGGGCTCGTCCCGCTCTCGCCGCAGCGGCCGGAGCAGCCGGAGCAGCGGCGCTGGCCCCAGGGCCAGGCTGACACACAGCAGGCAGCGGGAGCGCTCCCAGCCCGGCCCCGGGCCCGGCCCCTGGACGCCTGGAGCCAGCAGGCGGGAGGGGACAGTAACGGCGCCGTGACCCGGACTGCG ATTCCTCAGAAGAAGTACAAGATTGAGAATTATTTCCTCTACTACCTCTTCCTGTTTGCTGCCACGTTGGGCCAGGAGGTTTTTTACATCACCTTCCTTCCTTTCTGCTACTGGAACATTGACCCACACGTTGCTCGGAGAGTGATCAATGTCTGGGCA GTTGTGATGTACATTGGGCAGACTTCCAAAGATGTCCTAAGGTGGCCGAGACCTCCGTCACCTCCAGTAATCAAACTTGAGGTGCGGGTGGATGCGGAATATGGGATGCCTTCCACTCATGCCATGGCGGCCACTGCTATCCCCTTCACCTTCCTCCTGGCCACAATGAACAGGTACAAG TACCCTTTTGAGCTGGCATTGGTATTTGCTGTAGCCATTTGTACCTTGGTCTCGCTCAGTCGTATTTACACAGgaatgcatacagttttg GATGTGCTCTGTGGAATTGCCATCACTGCTGTGCTGGTAACTGTCTCCTACCCTCTCTGGGATGCCATTGAGGCTTTTCAAATGAAGAATCACTTTGCTCCTGTGTTAGCATTGACTCTGTCTTTCCTGCTAGCTATAAACTACCCTGAGCTGGATCACTGGAGCACAGCCAGGGGTGACACCACCAATATAGTCAGTGCGGGTGGAGGAGCTACTCTGGCCACTTGGATTAATTATCAGTGGCACCTCATCCCAGATGCTGTGTCTGCTCCTCCTTATGAAATGCCTTCACTGACAACTGAACTCATCTGTAGGATGGGGGCCCGATTTGTCATTGGTATTGTGATCGTGTTTTTTGCCCGGCAGGCTATAAAATCTGTGGCCTTGGCTTTTGTCTGCAAATTGGCTGGAGTGTCCCCTGATGACAAGCAGGCTCGGAAGCTCTTGTGGGTGGAAGTACCCTACAAGTATATTACGTACACATGCCTTGGAGTGGTTGGACTTGCACTATGCCCAGCAGTGCACAGATATTTATCACTTTGA